A window of the Brassica oleracea var. oleracea cultivar TO1000 chromosome C1, BOL, whole genome shotgun sequence genome harbors these coding sequences:
- the LOC106295002 gene encoding microtubule-binding protein TANGLED-like — protein MVARTPQMQRRVAMVVPPLNTELLKETINKVDKCMERLQELQYTIAGGTKVVSGVNLSPRSTRIYLKTSLRCKQETLRIKNATNKKSPLGKFPASSPGDWRKMSLPAMLLGETVNEILQASHVTRDIVDALAPKKSRKSTMPEEDGCPKTPETQQKSLEPKPKTVNSNIKARRKKEKQNKRSEPTSPASIHKARSRIVFKIVSPQTKAEKKAQNGENSFRHAANRVSPKHKPWVKKAVLFPNPLFISGSSTQQAKFSRTMSPVIARSKNSKETPRKFQVKIKSPPKVSVSPNRSGSNLGRKSPRGSPTRSVTLGKSPKLSTAAKLRRSFTPTRNGSDVARKSSISPKRVTLQAFISPSRNGGNVGKKSPKPWISPTRVGKKTSTAAKLRRSFSPSRLAMRLVSPLKSRKSVGKCDDHDEMGMMVSGLKQRPVIVPKRFSMGRI, from the exons GTTGATAAATGTATGGAAAGACTGCAAGAGCTGCAATACACAATAGCAGGAGGAACCAAAGTTGTCTCTGGTGTGAACCTTAGCCCTAGAAGCACTAGAATTTATTTGAAGACTAGCCTTAGATGCAAGCAAGAAACCTTAAG GATCAAGAATGCTACTAACAAGAAATCTCCATTAGGAAAGTTTCCAGCTTCCTCACCAG GAGACTGGAGGAAAATGTCACTACCAGCAATGCTACTAGGAGAGACAGTAAACGAAATCTTACAAGCCTCACATGTCACTAGAGACATTGTAGATGCCCTTGCACCAAAGAAGAGTAGAAAGTCAACAATGCCAGAAGAAGACGGTTGCCCTAAGACACCTGAGACACAACAGAAATCACTGGAACCGAAACCTAAAACTGTCAACAGTAATATCAAAGCGAGAAGGAAGAAAGAGAAGCAGAACAAACGTTCAGAACCAACTTCTCCTGCTTCTATACATAAGGCTCGTTCAAGAATTGTCTTCAAGATTGTCTCTCCACAGACAAAAGCAGAGAAGAAGGCTCAAAATGGTGAGAATAGTTTTAGGCATGCGGCGAATAGGGTTTCACCAAAGCACAAACCTTGGGTTAAAAAGGCTGTTCTTTTCCCTAACCCTTTGTTTATCTCCGGTTCCTCTACGCAACAAGCTAAGTTCAGTAGAACAATGTCTCCTGTCATAGCCAGAAGCAAGAACAGTAAAGAGACGCCACGCAAGTTTCAGGTTAAGATCAAGAGCCCACCTAAAGTCTCGGTTTCTCCTAACAGAAGCGGAAGTAACTTGGGTCGCAAGTCACCTCGAGGTTCTCCGACAAGAAGTGTAACCTTGGGCAAGTCTCCAAAGCTATCTACAGCTGCAAAGCTCAGAAGATCATTTACTCCAACGAGAAATGGAAGTGACGTGGCTCGCAAGTCATCTATTTCTCCAAAGAGAGTCACGCTTCAAGCATTTATATCTCCATCAAGAAATGGTGGTAACGTGGGCAAGAAGTCACCAAAGCCTTGGATTTCTCCGACTAGAGTGGGCAAGAAGACATCAACTGCAGCAAAGCTGAGGAGGTCATTTTCTCCATCAAGACTAGCGATGAGGCTGGTGTCTCCACTGAAGAGCAGGAAAAGTGTTGGGAAGTGTGATGATCATGATGAGATGGGGATGATGGTGAGCGGCTTGAAACAGCGTCCTGTTATAGTTCCTAAGAGGTTCTCGATGGGGAGAATCTAA
- the LOC106296211 gene encoding cyclin-P3-1-like, whose product METSSNSTNSSLFQLLGLIEGYDQPSGSTLPRVITLLASLLTKMIQKNEKPFHTRRNKDEEITMFHGSRAPSMNIQRYTERVHRYARCSPACFVAAFVYIIRYLERPGATSMTLRLTSLNVHRLLITSLLVAAKFLDRKCYNNAYYAKIGGVSTEEMNRLERTFLFDLDFRLNITAEMFEKHCLMLQRQTVPCGSRKRRTALEEMTCGCQAI is encoded by the exons ATGGAAACTTCTAGCAACTCCACAAACTCATCTCTCTTTCAATTGTTAGGTCTTATAGAAGGCTATGATCAGCCTTCTGGTTCCACCCTTCCTCGTGTCATCACCCTTCTCGCCTCGCTTCTTACGAAGATGATTCAAAAGAACGAAAAGCCATTCCACACAAGACGCAACAA GGACGAAGAGATCACTATGTTCCATGGCTCAAGAGCACCGTCGATGAACATCCAACGTTACACAGAGAGAGTCCACAGGTACGCTAGGTGTAGCCCTGCTTGCTTCGTTGCAGCCTTTGTTTACATCATTAGGTATCTAGAAAGACCAGGGGCTACAAGTATGACTCTTCGTCTCACATCACTTAACGTTCATCGCCTTCTCATCACCAGTCTCTTAGTCGCAGCAAAATTCTTGGATCGCAA GTGTTATAATAATGCTTATTATGCGAAAATTGGAGGAGTTAGCACTGAAGAGATGAATAGGCTGGAGAGAACGTTCTTGTTCGATCTTGATTTCAGATTAAATATTACAGCGGAGATGTTTGAGAAACACTGTCTCATGTTGCAGAGACAAACGGTGCCTTGTGGTTCAAGAAAACGTAGAACAGCCCTTGAAGAGATGACTTGTGGTTGCCAAGCGATCTAA
- the LOC106296848 gene encoding uncharacterized protein LOC106296848, whose product MNSPFSSKNLRRFSKSITCKCLVLVGIALFFRALFLSYSTRNSSFLFRARYMSDSSSTAHKFLEVPQIVWGLNNQKIAFARACLTARTMNRTLLMPSLSASLFYKEVDKLRPIPFDKVFQFERFNSLCNGFVRLARFSDVRNRTHSFDLEKGSGRRWTVERDLEQLKQFATNEFEVVRVVGKNPFLWHDHWPVKDYAKVFECMVVVDEISREADKVVKRIRQGGGDNRIMTGLVPFVAVHMRIEIDWMIHCKKLEQRLKVSEICSSKREIMERVGNISGLKTPTVLYLAVADSLLDEESSVLTGWRDGLVPFEKKKLGVKEEVYGKYSYLIQSAIDYEVCLRADVFVGNSFSTFSSLIVLERTQKMRRLGFTSACEDGENEWRSYAYNLAGGSKGVPRRWMTNMTHSSLEAISYGSSSVSCSSE is encoded by the coding sequence ATGAATTCTCCGTTTAGTTCCAAGAATCTAAGACGCTTTTCAAAATCCATCACTTGCAAATGCCTTGTTCTCGTTGGCATTGCTCTGTTCTTCAGAGCTCTGTTTCTCTCTTACTCCACCAGAAACAGTAGCTTCTTGTTTCGAGCCCGTTACATGTCAGATTCCTCCTCAACAGCCCACAAGTTCCTCGAGGTTCCTCAGATCGTATGGGGACTGAACAACCAGAAGATAGCTTTCGCGAGAGCTTGCTTGACCGCAAGAACAATGAACAGAACGCTTCTCATGCCTAGCCTAAGCGCTTCCTTGTTCTACAAGGAAGTAGACAAGCTCCGTCCCATCCCCTTCGATAAAGTCTTCCAGTTCGAAAGATTCAACTCTCTGTGCAACGGATTCGTGCGGCTCGCTCGGTTCTCCGACGTTAGAAACAGAACACATTCGTTTGACCTAGAGAAAGGTAGCGGAAGAAGATGGACGGTGGAGAGAGACTTGGAACAGCTGAAACAGTTCGCAACTAATGAGTTTGAAGTGGTCCGTGTTGTAGGGAAGAACCCGTTCTTGTGGCATGATCACTGGCCTGTTAAGGACTATGCTAAGGTCTTTGAGTGTATGGTTGTGGTTGATGAGATCTCGAGAGAAGCAGATAAAGTGGTGAAGAGAATCAGACAAGGAGGGGGAGATAATAGAATCATGACGGGTCTTGTCCCTTTTGTTGCGGTTCACATGAGGATAGAGATAGATTGGATGATACATTGTAAGAAGCTAGAGCAAAGGCTAAAGGTTTCAGAGATTTGTAGTAGTAAAAGAGAGATTATGGAGAGAGTAGGGAACATATCTGGTTTAAAGACTCCAACAGTTCTTTACCTAGCAGTAGCTGATAGTCTCTTAGATGAAGAATCATCGGTCTTAACCGGTTGGAGAGACGGTTTAGTACCTTTTGAGAAGAAGAAGCTTGGGGTTAAAGAGGAGGTTTATGGGAAATATTCTTATTTGATACAGTCTGCTATAGATTACGAGGTGTGTTTAAGAGCTGATGTGTTTGTTGGTAATAGCTTTTCGACTTTCTCTAGTCTCATTGTTCTTGAGAGGACTCAGAAGATGAGAAGGTTAGGGTTTACTAGTGCTTGTGAAGATGGTGAGAACGAGTGGAGATCATATGCATATAATCTTGCTGGAGGATCAAAGGGAGTTCCAAGGAGATGGATGACTAATATGACTCATTCTAGTTTGGAGGCTATTAGCTATGGCTCTAGTTCTGTTTCTTGTTCAAGTGAGTGA